A segment of the Serinus canaria isolate serCan28SL12 unplaced genomic scaffold, serCan2020 HiC_scaffold_174, whole genome shotgun sequence genome:
TCCATTGGGTCCCATTGGATCTCATTGGGTCCCCTTGGGTCCTGTTCGGTTCCGTTGGGTTCCATTGGGTCCCGTTGGGTTCCGTTGGGTCCCATTTGGTTCTGTTGGGCCCCATTGGTTCCCATTGGGTCCCATTGGGTTCCGTTGGGTCCCATTTGGTTCTGTTGGGTTCCATTGGGTCCCATTGGATCCCATTGGGTCCCATTGGGTTCCGTTGGGTCCCATTTGGTTCTGTTGGGTTCCGTTGGGTCCCATTGGGTCCTCGTTCGGTTCCGTTGGGTCCCATTTGGTTCTGTTGGGTTCCATTGGGTCCCCTTGGGTTGAGTTCTATTGAATCCTGTTGGATCCCATTGGGTCCCCTTGGGTTCCATTGGGTCCCATTGGATCCCATTGGATCCTGTTGGGTTCCATTGGATCCCATTGGGTCCCCTTGGGTTCCATTGGGTCCCACTGGATCCCGCTGGGTTCCATTGGATCCTGTTGGGTTCCATTGGGTTCCGTTGCATCCCGTTGGGTTCCGTTGATCTCAGTTGGGCTCCATTGGGTTCCTTTGGGTTCTCTTGAGCTCCATTGGGTCCCGTTGGGTCCTGCTGGGTTCTCTTGGGTTCCATTGAGCTCTGTTGGGTTCTGTTGAGTTCCGTTTAACCTCCGTTGGGTTCTATTGGGTTCACTTGGGTTCCATTGAGCTCCATTGGGTTCCATTGGGATCTGTTGGGTTCCGTTGAGTTCTGTTGAGCTCCATTGGGTCCCCTAAACTCCTCTTAGCTCCATTGGGTTCCATTGAGTTCCGTTGACCTCAGTTGGGTTCCATTGATCTTTGTTGGGTTCTGTTGAGTTCCACTGGGTCCCCCAAACCCCTTTGAGCTCCATTGGGTTCCATTGGGATCCATTGAGCTCCATTGGGTTCCGTTGGGTTCCATTGGGATCCATTGAGCTCCATTGGGTTCAGTTGACCTCAGTTGGGTTCCATTGATCTTTGTTGGGTTCCATTGGGTTCCTTTGAGCTCCATTGgctcccccaaacccctctgagcTCCGTTGGGTTCCGTTGAGTTCCGTTGAGCTCCATTGGGTTCAGTTGACCTCAGTTGAGTTCCGTTGAGCTCCATTGGGTTCAGTTGACCTCAGTTGGGTTCCGTTGAGCTCCATTGGGTTCAGTTGACCTCAGTTGAGTTCCGTTGAGCTCCATTGGGTTCAGTTGACCTCAGTTGGGTTCCATTGAGCTCCATTGgctcccccaaacccctctgacCCCCCCCAACCCCTCCCACCCGCCTGACTCCACCCCCATTTGCCGTTCCCGCAGCTCCACGGCCAGGAGGCCTCGGGGAACCCTCTGAGCTCGGAGCCCAACCAACCCCCGGCCAGCGTGGACCTGGACTTCCTGGAGGATGACATCCTGGGCTCGCCGGGCGGCGCCGGCGCGGGCGCCGAGCAGCCGTGCGACatcctccagcagagcctgcaggaggcCAACATCACCGAGCAGACCCTGGAGGCCGAGGCCGAGCTGGACCtgggctccttccagctgccGGCGCTGCAGCCGGTGGTGCAGGCGGCCGACGGGACCCCGCAGATCTTCTCGGGCGGCGCCGACCTGCTGGGGCTGCAACCTCCGGCCGTGCTGGCGCCGCAGGCCTTGGTGCAACCGCCCGACGTGGTCAACAAAGCCATCAGCGTCCaacccttcctgcagcaggtggggctgggcaaCGTCACCATCCAGCCCCTGCCCAACCTGCCCGGCTTGCCCAACGGCAGCCCCGGCGGCGCCCTGGGGCTGGGCCCCATCCAGGTGGTTGGCCAGCAGGTGATGGCCATCAACCAACCGGCGGCGCCGCAGCTCTTGGCCAAACCGGCGCCGGTGGCGGCCGTGGGCGGTTACATCGCCCAAcccgaggcggcggcggcggcggcgcaaGGAGCGGGTTTGGTGATCCAGAAGAGCCTCCCGGCCGTGGCCACCACCACGCTCAACGGCAGCTCGGTGTTCGGCGGCGTCTCGGCGGCCTCGGCGCAGCCGCTCACCGTCACCTCGGGCTTGGGCGGTTCCTTGGTGCCGGCGCCCAACGTCATCATCCACCGCACGCCCACGCCCATCCAGCCCAAACCCGCCGGCGTGCTGCAGCAGAAGCTCTACCAGATCACGCCCAAACCCTTCGCCGCCGGCGGCGCCCTGGCGCTGCCCGCCGAGGCGCCGGCCAAGGCTCAGCAGAACCTCACCTTCATGGCCGGCAAAGCCGCGCCCAACGTGGTGCTCCAGGGCTTCCCCCCCAACGTCTTCaagccgccgccgccgcagccgccgGCGTTGGGCAAGTCCATGAGCGTGCACGTGCTCAACCAGGGCGGCTCCATCGTCATCCCGGCGCAGCCCTTCCAAGGGCAGAACCAGTTCCTGCTGCCCGGCCAGCTGGCCGGCGCCTCGGCCGTGCCGCTGCCGCAGCCGCTCTCGGCGCTGCCGGCCAACGTTGGCGGCCAACTCCTGCCGGGAGCCGGCCAAGCTCACATCATCGCCGGCCAGGGCGCCGGCGCGCAGCTCCTGGCCAACCCCGCCTTGCCGGCGCAGCTCCTCAACCAAAACCTGGCCGGGCAGCTCAACCTGGGCCCGGTGTTGGCGTCGCCGGGCGCGGCGGGCACGGCGCACATCCTGTCGGCCGCGCCCATCCAGCTGCAGCCGGGCCAGGTGGCGCCGGCGCCGGCGCTCTTCCAGATGCCGGTGTCGTTGGCCGGGACCTTGCCCAGCCCCGGCTcggcggcggcgccggcggCGCCCACGGTGATCCAAGGGGTGACCTTGGCCAGCCCGGTGGCCATGCTCAACGCCGGCGAGGCTTTGGGCGCCGCCGTCAACATCCAGGCGGCCGCCGGCAGCCCCGGCGCCGAGTCGGCCTCGGGCGGTGCCGCTTCCGGCGGTGCCGGTACCGGGCAGCCCCCGGCGACGCCGGCGTCGGTgccggcccagcccagccccggtTTGGCGGCGAGCCCCGAGAAAATCCTgctgggagcggcggcggcggcggcggcgcctgtgctgggccaggagggCGTGCCCATGTTCCTGCAGCAGGTCAGCCCCAAactttggggggttttggggggttttggggagttttggggattttttgggaatttttttttattttttggggattttttaagaattttttggggattttttgggaattttttggggattttttgggagtTATTTTTGGGAAATTTTTTTGGGGATTTATAGGaatttttgaggattttttggggggatttttaagaattttttgaGGATTTTGGGGATGGGATTTTTGCGGATTTTGGTAAGGATTTTTGGagttttggggggattttgggaattttttgagggttttgggggatttttggaggattttgggaatttttgggtatttttgggggatttttaggaattttttcGTGGtttctggggatttttgggggaaattttttggattttttgggaatttttggggatttttgaggggattttaaggaattttttggggggatttttcGGGGGgaattttaggaatttttttgggaattttggggaattttttggaatttttaggaattttttgAGGATTCTTCAGGGGATTTTTAGGAATTTATTGagggttttgggggatttttgggaggatttttggggatttttggggggaattttaggatttttttgaggaactttggggatttttgggggaattttttgaggattttttgggattttgagGGGactttttgaagcattttttggggagatttttttgggatttAAGGGGaaattttgggggatttttggggggatttttcGGCAATTTTGGGGGgaattgggggtttttttttggggattttaggGGGGaaattttggggattttccagggatttgggttggtgggatttggggctttACGGGGTTTGAGGGTTCAGAAGATTTTGGGACTTCTTTGGATTCTGGGGTTTCTTGGATTTGGagatttttaagattttgggATTTCTTGGATtcaggaattcccaggatttggggatttCCAGGGGCAGAAATTTGGGATCCAGGCTTGGAAATttgggatccagggctggaaatttgggatccaggggcagaaatttgggatccaggggcagaaATTTTGGCTCTGGGGGCGGATCCGTTTTTCCCGCCGGatccccccaaattccccccgGAACATTCCAGAATTCCTCCAGTCTGGGCCTTTTCCATCCccttttttcccaaaatcccaaatttctgcCCCATTTTCGGCCGCTTCGCTGCCTCGGCGCTCACTAACCCCCGACGCTGCCGCCCGCGCGccccaaaaacccaaattcaccccaaaaaacccaaattcacctcaaaaacctcaaaattcaccccaaaaatctcaaattcaccccaaaaacccccaaattcaccccaaaaccaccccaaaaatgtGAGATTTTGGGCTGGATTTGTTAGTTTTGGGATTTCCAAGCTGCtttttcccaaaattcccaaaactCCTTGAAAACTGTGAAATTTTGGGCTGGATTTGGCGTTTTCGGGCCATTCCCGAGCTGCTTTCCCCCAGAAAttccccaaaacctccccaaaaatgtgaattttgtgGTCAGATTTGGCATTTCTGGGCCATTCCagagccttttttccccaaaaattccccaaaaatgTGAATTTCGTGGTCAGATTTGGTATTTCTGGgccattttttcccaaaaatttccccaaaaattcaaattttggGGCCGGATTTGGCAGTTTTGGTCCCTTCCCCGAGCCGCTTTTTCCCGCGAATTCCCTAAAAATTCGAACTTTGAAGTCAGATTTGCCATTTCTGGGCCATTCCCGAGCCGCTTTCTCCCGGGAATTCCCTAAAGAAGTGAATTTTGGGGCTGAATTTGGCGTTTTCGGTCCCTCCTCTCCGCTGTCCCCGCCTTCCCCCCGCACTAACCgagctcttcctctgcttctgtTGCAGCCGAAGCTGCCGGGAGCGTCCCCGGGGGATCCGCCGGCCGCGCTCCCCCCGCAgctgccccaaatccccccgATCTCCACCCAAATCCCCCCGATCTCCACCCAAATCCCCTCGATCTCCACCCAAATCCCCCCGATTTCCACCCAAATCCCCCCGATTTCCACCCAAATCCCCTCCCGCCCCCCCTCGCAGCCGCAGCCGCTCTCCCGCCCCCCGTCCCAGCCCCGGCCGCCctcggagccgccgccgcccccggggCTCTTCCCGGTGCCTTTCCCGGAGCCCCCCGAGCTCCCCCAGCATTCCCAACATTCCCAACattcccagcactcccagtcCGCCCAGTCCGGCCCCTTCCCGCTGGCCCTGGGGGGGCTGAAGGGCGCGACCCCCGCGCTGCTGCCCCCGGAGCACCCGCGGAGCTTCGCGCTCGGCCCGGGGCCCTTCCCGGCCACGCCCAAGGGCGGCGCCGAGAGATTCCAGCAGGTAAATCCTGGGaattccccaaaaaaatcccaaaatttccaaatattccaaatatttctgagaGATTCCAGCAGGTAAAGCCCGGGaattccccaaaaaaatccccaaatttccaaatattccaaatattccTGAGAGATTCCAGCAGGTAAATCCTGGGAAttcccaaaaaaaatccccaaatttccaaatattccaaatattccTGAGAGATTCCAGCAGGTAAAGCCCGGGaattccccaaaaaaatcccaaatattccaaatattccaaatattcTGAGAGATTCCAGCAGGTAAATCCTGGGaattccccaaaaaaatcccaaaatttccaaatattccaaatatttctgagaGATTCCAGCAGGTAAAGCCCGGGAAttcccaaaaaaaatcccaaatattcctgaatattccaaatatttctgaGCGATTCCAGCAGGTAAAGCCCGGGAattccccaaaaatcccaaatattccCGAATATTCCAAATATTCCTGGGAGATTCCAGCAGGTAAAGCTCCAAAATCCTGGGAATTCCCAAATATTTCTGAGCAATTCCAGCAGGTAAAGCCCGGGAATTCCcgaaaaatcccaaatattccCGAATATTCCGAATATTCCAGAGCGATTCCAGCAGGTAAAGCTCGGGAATTCCcgaaaaatcccaaatattccaaatattccTGAGCTATTCCAGCAGGTAAAGCCTGGGAATTccccaaaaatccaaaaattcccaaatattCCTGAGCAATTCCAGCAGGTAAAGctccaaaaaatcccaaaattcccaaatatTCCTGAGGGATTCCAGCAGGTCaatcccaggaattcccaaaaatccccatgaaattcctggaaaattccccaaatcccatggaaatcccaaaaaccccagcagaAATCCCCAGGAATTCTTGggaaatcccaaaaatccccaaaattccgGGCTGGGATTTCGGGGATTTCAGGCTCCGGGggtttgggaattttgggatttttggggatcGGATCCCCCCGGATTtgagattttgggggtttttggggccGTTCCTGATGAAATTTGAGGGTTTTGGGTCCCTTTTGatggaatttgggatttttgggctGTTCTGACaggatttggggggtttttggttctgttttggtggaatttgggattttttgggtcCATTCctgatggatttggggttttagG
Coding sequences within it:
- the LOC127061181 gene encoding BRD4-interacting chromatin-remodeling complex-associated protein-like, which produces MDDEDGRCLLDVICDPQALNDFLHGSEKIDSDDLLDNSGDAASAFFEGAGLHGQEASGNPLSSEPNQPPASVDLDFLEDDILGSPGGAGAGAEQPCDILQQSLQEANITEQTLEAEAELDLGSFQLPALQPVVQAADGTPQIFSGGADLLGLQPPAVLAPQALVQPPDVVNKAISVQPFLQQVGLGNVTIQPLPNLPGLPNGSPGGALGLGPIQVVGQQVMAINQPAAPQLLAKPAPVAAVGGYIAQPEAAAAAAQGAGLVIQKSLPAVATTTLNGSSVFGGVSAASAQPLTVTSGLGGSLVPAPNVIIHRTPTPIQPKPAGVLQQKLYQITPKPFAAGGALALPAEAPAKAQQNLTFMAGKAAPNVVLQGFPPNVFKPPPPQPPALGKSMSVHVLNQGGSIVIPAQPFQGQNQFLLPGQLAGASAVPLPQPLSALPANVGGQLLPGAGQAHIIAGQGAGAQLLANPALPAQLLNQNLAGQLNLGPVLASPGAAGTAHILSAAPIQLQPGQVAPAPALFQMPVSLAGTLPSPGSAAAPAAPTVIQGVTLASPVAMLNAGEALGAAVNIQAAAGSPGAESASGGAASGGAGTGQPPATPASVPAQPSPGLAASPEKILLGAAAAAAAPVLGQEGVPMFLQQPKLPGASPGDPPAALPPQLPQIPPISTQIPPISTQIPSISTQIPPISTQIPPISTQIPSRPPSQPQPLSRPPSQPRPPSEPPPPPGLFPVPFPEPPELPQHSQHSQHSQHSQSAQSGPFPLALGGLKGATPALLPPEHPRSFALGPGPFPATPKGGAERFQQ